Proteins from one Oncorhynchus gorbuscha isolate QuinsamMale2020 ecotype Even-year linkage group LG18, OgorEven_v1.0, whole genome shotgun sequence genomic window:
- the LOC124004322 gene encoding transcription factor HES-5-like, translated as MFSTQRPLQHRDPAMAPTITSAMIYSKNHLTLTNKLRKPVVEKLRRDRINSCLEKLKSLLGPEILNQQPDSKLEKATILEMTVSFLKRQQQYQPFSSSSCSAPDNQGYSRCVQEIVHFLSKNEVTTESQRRLLSHFQSLQPSSDKNRRESDLLQLSTPAQHSMSKEKGPVNSAIWRPW; from the exons ATGTTTTCTACACAGAGGCCTTTACAGCACAGAGATCCAGCCATGGCACCTACAATCACTTCAGCTATGATCTACTCCAAGAACCACCTGACTCTGACCAACAAG CTAAGAAAGCCAGTGGTGGAGAAGTTACGCAGAGATCGTATCAACAGCTGCCTTGAGAAGCTCAAGTCTCTCCTGGGTCCAGAGATCCTCAATCAGCAGCCCGACTCCAAGCTGGAGAAAGCAACCATCCTGGAGATGACAGTGAGCTTCCTGAAACGACAGCAACAGTATCAACCATtcagctcctcctcctgctctgcaCCTGACAATCAGGGTTACTCCAGGTGTGTCCAAGAGATTGTGCACTTCCTGTCCAAGAATGAGGTGACGACAGAGTCCCAGAGAAGACTGCTGAGCCACTTCCAGAGCCTGCAGCCATCCTCTGATAAGAACAGGAGGGAGAGTGACCTGCTTCAGTTGAGCACCCCAGCCCAGCACAGCATGAGCAAAGAGAAGGGTCCAGTCAACAGCGCCATCTGGAGGCCCTGGTAG